Proteins encoded within one genomic window of Pygocentrus nattereri isolate fPygNat1 chromosome 9, fPygNat1.pri, whole genome shotgun sequence:
- the LOC108432583 gene encoding RING finger protein 223 has protein sequence MDSGPMLWHTQVAPLEGDVEKGPELQCSICFNTYDNVFKTPKQLDCTHTFCLECLSRLMAISMDPQESKISCPFCRRPTLIPKNGPPALTTSQEVLCRLPIHQQQEEPVWLEGEKLCYKQLLETGMPAFCICIDIGASGQAGVPPAQTRLRPGLLERLTDWKKLLLFIIIMVLLVVIVLWPLQCIVTTGSMRCIPRPPRPPVSTLAPFTMTQA, from the coding sequence ATGGATTCAGGGCCGATGTTGTGGCACACCCAGGTGGCTCCTCTGGAGGGGGACGTGGAGAAGGGCCCTGAGCTGCAGTGCTCTATTTGCTTCAACACGTATGACAACGTCTTCAAAACGCCCAAGCAGCTGGACTGTACCCACACCTTCTGCCTGGAGTGTCTGTCTCGTCTCATGGCCATATCAATGGACCCTCAGGAGTCCAAGATTTCCTGCCCGTTCTGCCGACGCCCCACACTTATCCCAAAAAATGGACCCCCAGCTCTCACCACCAGCCAGGAGGTGCTGTGCCGCCTGCCCATTCACCAGCAGCAGGAGGAGCCCGTGTGGCTGGAGGGCGAGAAGCTGTGCTATAAGCAACTGCTGGAGACCGGCATGCCGGCCTTCTGCATCTGCATCGATATTGGAGCGAGCGGACAGGCTGGAGTTCCTCCAGCTCAGACCCGCTTGAGGCCAGGCCTGCTGGAGCGGCTGACTGACTGGAAGAAGCTGCTGCTCTTCATCATCATAATGGTATTGTTGGTGGTGATTGTGCTTTGGCCCCTGCAGTGTATCGTAACAACGGGCTCCATGCGCTGCATACCGAGGCCCCCAAGGCCCCCGGTTAGCACACTGGCCCCTTTCACAATGACCCAAGCATAA
- the ptpn11b gene encoding tyrosine-protein phosphatase non-receptor type 11b isoform X2, which yields MVRWFHPNITGIEAEHLLLTRGVHGSFLARPSKSNPGDFTLSVRRNDEVTHIKIQNSGDYYDLYGGEKFATLAELVQYYTEQHDLLRERNGDIIELKYPLNCKDPTSERWYHGHLSGRDAEKLLTEKGKPGSFLVRESQSKPGDFVLSVLTNEEKHENVDRKTKVTHVMIRYQDGKYDVGGGEKFDTLADLVEHYKKNPMVEKSGIVVHLKQPFNATRINAANIENRVRELNKVADNSEKPKQGFWEEFEVLQQQECKLLYPRKEGQRPENKSKNRYKNILPFDTTRVEIKEADPDVPGSDYINANYIRSAHEEGRHGDEGKVFIATQGCLQNTVQDFWKMVYQENTHVIVMTTKEMERGRNKCVRYWPDIGTTKEFGKVCVKNIEEHTAQDYILRELEVTRMDRKEPSRYIWHFQYLSWPDHGVPNEPGGVLNFLEQVNRTQSAIPNTGPVVVHCSAGIGRTGTIIVIDILIDIINRQGLDCDIDIPKTIQRVRQQRSGMVQTEAQYKFIYMAVQQYIDTAQKRLEEEQRNKTKEREYSNIKYPQMTNARANPNMSSSRSSSMMNDDSSGVYENLNIKNPKSSACANTRR from the exons ACGGAATGATGAGGTCACCCACATTAAGATCCAGAATTCTGGGGACTACTATGACCTTTACGGAGGAGAGAAGTTTGCAACTCTGGCCGAGCTGGTGCAGTACTACACGGAGCAGCATGACCTTCTGCGGGAGAGGAATGGAGACATCATCGAGCTCAAATACCCCCTCAACTGCAAGGACCCTACATCTGAGAG GTGGTACCATGGGCATCTGTCGGGGAGGGACGCGGagaagctcctcacagaaaagGGAAAGCCTGGCAGCTTTCTGGTGCGAGAGAGTCAGAGCAAGCCCGGAGACTTTGTGCTGTCAGTTCTCACTAATGAGGAGAAACATGAAAACGTGGACCGCAAGACAAAAGTCACTCATGTCATGATCCGATACCAG GATGGGAAGTATGATGTGGGAGGAGGGGAGAAATTTGACACACTGGCAGATTTGGTGGAGCACTATAAAAAAAACCCAATGGTGGAGAAGAGCGGCATTGTAGTGCACCTTAAACAG CCGTTCAATGCCACCCGGATAAATGCAGCCAACATTGAGAACAGGGTGCGAGAATTAAACAAAGTGGCAGACAACTCAGAGAAACCCAAGCAAGGCTTCTGGGAAGAATTTGAG GTGCTACAGCAGCAGGAATGTAAACTCCTTTACCCTAGGAAAGAGGGCCAGAGACCAGAGAATAAGAGCAAAAACAGATATAAAAACATTCTGCCCT TTGATACCACTCGTGTGGAGATCAAAGAAGCAGATCCCGATGTGCCTGGCTCTGACTACATCAATGCCAACTATATCAGA AGCGCACATGAAGAGGGTCGTCATGGGGATGAAGGCAAAGTGTTCATTGCTACTCAGGGTTGCCTGCAGAACACAGTGCAAGACTTCTGGAAAATGGTCTACCAGGAAAACACTCATGTTATCGTCATGACGACCAAGGAGATGGAGCGAGGCAGG AATAAGTGTGTGCGCTACTGGCCAGACATTGGTACAACAAAGGAGTttgggaaagtgtgtgtgaagAATATTGAGGAGCACACTGCTCAGGACTACATTCTCAGAGAGCTGGAGGTCACACGTATGGACCGG AAAGAGCCTTCTAGGTATATCTGGCACTTCCAGTACTTGAGCTGGCCTGACCATGGTGTGCCCAATGAACCAGGAGGAGTTCTCAACTTCCTGGAGCAAGTCAACAGAACACAGAGTGCCATTCCAAATACTGGACCTGTTGTGGTCCACTGCAG TGCAGGGATAGGAAGAACAGGCACAATAATTGTGATCGACATCCTTATTGACATCATAAATAGACAAG GGCTGGACTGTGATATTGACATCCCAAAGACCATTCAGAGAGTGCGTCAGCAGCGATCAGGCATGGTCCAGACTGAAGCTCAATACAAGTTCATCTACATGGCCGTGCAGCAGTACATTGACACGGCGCAGAAGAGACTGGAGGAGGAGCAG AGGAATAAGACAAAGGAAAGAGAGTACTCCAATATCAAGTACCCTCAGATGACAAATGCTAGAGCCAATCCCAACATGAGCTCCTCTCGCTCTTCATCTAT GATGAACGACGACTCATCCGGCGTGTATGAGAACTTAAACATCAAAAACCCAAAGAGCTCCGCCTGCGCTAACACCAGGAGATAG
- the ptpn11b gene encoding tyrosine-protein phosphatase non-receptor type 11b isoform X1, whose translation MTSRRWFHPNITGIEAEHLLLTRGVHGSFLARPSKSNPGDFTLSVRRNDEVTHIKIQNSGDYYDLYGGEKFATLAELVQYYTEQHDLLRERNGDIIELKYPLNCKDPTSERWYHGHLSGRDAEKLLTEKGKPGSFLVRESQSKPGDFVLSVLTNEEKHENVDRKTKVTHVMIRYQDGKYDVGGGEKFDTLADLVEHYKKNPMVEKSGIVVHLKQPFNATRINAANIENRVRELNKVADNSEKPKQGFWEEFEVLQQQECKLLYPRKEGQRPENKSKNRYKNILPFDTTRVEIKEADPDVPGSDYINANYIRSAHEEGRHGDEGKVFIATQGCLQNTVQDFWKMVYQENTHVIVMTTKEMERGRNKCVRYWPDIGTTKEFGKVCVKNIEEHTAQDYILRELEVTRMDRKEPSRYIWHFQYLSWPDHGVPNEPGGVLNFLEQVNRTQSAIPNTGPVVVHCSAGIGRTGTIIVIDILIDIINRQGLDCDIDIPKTIQRVRQQRSGMVQTEAQYKFIYMAVQQYIDTAQKRLEEEQRNKTKEREYSNIKYPQMTNARANPNMSSSRSSSMMNDDSSGVYENLNIKNPKSSACANTRR comes from the exons ACGGAATGATGAGGTCACCCACATTAAGATCCAGAATTCTGGGGACTACTATGACCTTTACGGAGGAGAGAAGTTTGCAACTCTGGCCGAGCTGGTGCAGTACTACACGGAGCAGCATGACCTTCTGCGGGAGAGGAATGGAGACATCATCGAGCTCAAATACCCCCTCAACTGCAAGGACCCTACATCTGAGAG GTGGTACCATGGGCATCTGTCGGGGAGGGACGCGGagaagctcctcacagaaaagGGAAAGCCTGGCAGCTTTCTGGTGCGAGAGAGTCAGAGCAAGCCCGGAGACTTTGTGCTGTCAGTTCTCACTAATGAGGAGAAACATGAAAACGTGGACCGCAAGACAAAAGTCACTCATGTCATGATCCGATACCAG GATGGGAAGTATGATGTGGGAGGAGGGGAGAAATTTGACACACTGGCAGATTTGGTGGAGCACTATAAAAAAAACCCAATGGTGGAGAAGAGCGGCATTGTAGTGCACCTTAAACAG CCGTTCAATGCCACCCGGATAAATGCAGCCAACATTGAGAACAGGGTGCGAGAATTAAACAAAGTGGCAGACAACTCAGAGAAACCCAAGCAAGGCTTCTGGGAAGAATTTGAG GTGCTACAGCAGCAGGAATGTAAACTCCTTTACCCTAGGAAAGAGGGCCAGAGACCAGAGAATAAGAGCAAAAACAGATATAAAAACATTCTGCCCT TTGATACCACTCGTGTGGAGATCAAAGAAGCAGATCCCGATGTGCCTGGCTCTGACTACATCAATGCCAACTATATCAGA AGCGCACATGAAGAGGGTCGTCATGGGGATGAAGGCAAAGTGTTCATTGCTACTCAGGGTTGCCTGCAGAACACAGTGCAAGACTTCTGGAAAATGGTCTACCAGGAAAACACTCATGTTATCGTCATGACGACCAAGGAGATGGAGCGAGGCAGG AATAAGTGTGTGCGCTACTGGCCAGACATTGGTACAACAAAGGAGTttgggaaagtgtgtgtgaagAATATTGAGGAGCACACTGCTCAGGACTACATTCTCAGAGAGCTGGAGGTCACACGTATGGACCGG AAAGAGCCTTCTAGGTATATCTGGCACTTCCAGTACTTGAGCTGGCCTGACCATGGTGTGCCCAATGAACCAGGAGGAGTTCTCAACTTCCTGGAGCAAGTCAACAGAACACAGAGTGCCATTCCAAATACTGGACCTGTTGTGGTCCACTGCAG TGCAGGGATAGGAAGAACAGGCACAATAATTGTGATCGACATCCTTATTGACATCATAAATAGACAAG GGCTGGACTGTGATATTGACATCCCAAAGACCATTCAGAGAGTGCGTCAGCAGCGATCAGGCATGGTCCAGACTGAAGCTCAATACAAGTTCATCTACATGGCCGTGCAGCAGTACATTGACACGGCGCAGAAGAGACTGGAGGAGGAGCAG AGGAATAAGACAAAGGAAAGAGAGTACTCCAATATCAAGTACCCTCAGATGACAAATGCTAGAGCCAATCCCAACATGAGCTCCTCTCGCTCTTCATCTAT GATGAACGACGACTCATCCGGCGTGTATGAGAACTTAAACATCAAAAACCCAAAGAGCTCCGCCTGCGCTAACACCAGGAGATAG